The Coregonus clupeaformis isolate EN_2021a chromosome 8, ASM2061545v1, whole genome shotgun sequence genome has a segment encoding these proteins:
- the LOC123491463 gene encoding mucin-2-like, which produces MTTTVAPTTTTTLASTTTATTAAPTTTAAPTTTTTAEPTTTTTAASTTTSAVPTTITTASPTTTTATSSPTTNTTTAPTMSTVVPTTSPTTTTTGAPTTTATAAPTTTNVAPTTSTVAPTATTIAAPTTTTDAAHTMTPAVPTTTAGPMTTEALTTTTVAPTTTVAPKTNTTAASTTTTAAPTTTAALTTTAAPTTTTSSAPSTTIVAPTNTVVPTTTTTASSTTTTTIASTTTTTATPTTTTVAPTTTNITSAPTTTKTTANITTTMTDPTTTVLRQPQQQP; this is translated from the exons atgacaacaactgtagctcctacaacCACTACAACTTTAGCATCTACTACGACagcgacaactgcagctcctacgacaactgcagctcccactaccactacaactgccgaacctactacgacaaccactgCAGCTTCTACTACAACAAGTGCTGTTCCTACGACCATTACTACTGCAtcacctactacaacaactgcaaCTTCATCTCCTACTACAAACACAACTACAGCACCTACTATGTCAACTGTAGTTCCTACAACAA gtcctacgaccactacaactggagctcctacaacaactgcaaccgcagctcctactacaacaaatgtagctcctacgacatcaactgtagctcctacggccACTACAATTGCagctcctacaacaaccacagatgcAGCACATACTATGACACCTGCAGTTCCTACAACAACAGCAGGTCCTATGACAACAGAAGCTCTTACGACAACAACggtagctcctacgacaactgtagctcctaagACCAATACGACTGCAGCATCTactactacaactgcagctcctacaacaactgcagctcttactacaactgcagctccaacGACAACTACATCCTCAGCTCCTTCCACAACAATTGTAGCTCCTACGAATACTGtagttcctactaccactacaacTGCATCATCCACCACGACAACCACTATAGCTtcaacgacaaccacaactgcaactcctactacaacaactgtag CACCCACTACTACAAATAtaacttcagctcctacgacaaccaaaacaacaGCCAATATTACAACCACAATGACTGATCCTACTACAACT GTACTAAGACAACCGCAACAGCAGCCCTGA